The following nucleotide sequence is from Paucidesulfovibrio longus DSM 6739.
CGGTAGATCTCCGGATGGCGCTTGACCCATTGCAGGCCCGCCTTTTCCGTGCCGAGGTTGTCGCTCTTGCTCATCTCGGTCATGATCTGGTTCATCATGCTCACCGGGAAGGTGAAGTTCTTCAGGAACCGCGTCACGTTGGGCATCTCCTGCGGAAAGCCGGCGCGCACGTTGGTGTAGACCGTGGCCGTGCCGTCGTTGCCGCCGAAGGTTTCCGCCGTGCTGCCCGTGAGATAGCGCATGTCGATGCGCTCGTTCATGCTGTGCGGGGCCCAGCCCAGGAACACGATCCAGCGCTTCTCGCGCACCGCGTCCTGCACCTGCGCGAGCATGCCCGCCTCGCTGGAGGGCACCAGCTCGAACCCGCCCAGCCCGAACATGTCCTTGTCGATCATGGCCTGGATGATCTCGTTGCCGTCGTTGCCCTCTTCAATGCCGTAGATCTTGTGGTCGAGCTTGTCGGCGTATTTGGCGATGTCCGAAAAATCCTTGAGCCCGGCCTCCTGCACATAGGCGGGCACGGCCAGCGTGTATTTCGCGCCGGTCAT
It contains:
- a CDS encoding ABC transporter substrate-binding protein; protein product: MYCVQKMKRLIVVAAFAATLLLSGTALAGKSVRFVNVGWTGVTVKTELGVNILRSLGYDAENLLVSVPIAYKAMSMNEADVFLGNWMPSMQSIAQQFFDDGSVVNLVANMTGAKYTLAVPAYVQEAGLKDFSDIAKYADKLDHKIYGIEEGNDGNEIIQAMIDKDMFGLGGFELVPSSEAGMLAQVQDAVREKRWIVFLGWAPHSMNERIDMRYLTGSTAETFGGNDGTATVYTNVRAGFPQEMPNVTRFLKNFTFPVSMMNQIMTEMSKSDNLGTEKAGLQWVKRHPEIYRPWFEGVTTADGKPALPAFEKRLAEVE